The genomic interval TACCAATATTTGTCAGCATCGTTTGGCGGATACCAAACTTGAAAATCACCTCCCATGACCGTACGTAATATTTGCTTACCCCAAGGTTTGGTGATTAAATTAGAATTTGTATCATATACATCTACATTCGGAGAAACAAAAATTAAACCTGCTATTTCAGGATGGTGCGCTGCTAAATATAAGCCAGCTGTAGCCCCAGTACTTGTGCAAAGTAGAATTACTTTGTCACCTATTTTTTTTCCGATTGCTAATGCTTTTTTTGCTGAATTTATATATCCTTCTGCAGTAAAATTTAGTAACGGGTTTTCTGTTCTCAATCCATGTTCAAATAGGCGAGGAGCATATAGATTTGTAGTATACCGTTTAGAAAAATTAGTGTACAACTCTTCATTTTCAACTGGACTTGCTGAGAAACCATGCAAATAAATGACAGCATATTCAGTTTTTTTAGCAATACTATCTACCCAAATTATTCTAGAATGATTGCCTTCTCTTATAAGTTCGTTTTTATTTTCTTCTAAAATATTGGTGTTAATTTCAGATAAGTTATCAGTAATTAATGGTAGATCTGGAGTTAATTGTGGAATGCTTGCTTTTGGCCCTAAAAAATAAATAAAGAGTAAGACTAAAATTAAAATTCCGAGAACTTTTAGAAGTTTTTTCATTATTTAGTAAATATAAAAAAAACCGTAATCAAATAAACGATTACGGTTTAATAAAAAAATAATCTGTGTTATTTAATATCTTTTAAGGTATTTGTAATTAATATTTTTAACTGGTTTTTATGTGCTTTTGTTGCAATATTACCAGTATTGTTACTTACCCAAGTTTTAATATTTTTCAAATTATACATCGCCATTGCTTTAGATGCATTTGTGTATCTAGAACTACTTTTTCCTTTAACCATATTGATTAACATTTTAGTATAGGTGGCTTGTAAATTTTGTCTAAATGAATTTACAGAACCATACACATCTGGTTTAAACATAGTGTTGTTTAAATCTGTCATAAACATTGATAATTTATATTGATTACCATATAATTCTGAATTAGATATTCTTTGAATAGTATTTGGATGTAAAATATGGTTTAGTACTCTTCTCTGGTATCCTAAAACTTGCTCATGAATTTTTGGGTCTTCTGGTCCGCCAAAGAAATTAAATCCTCTACGTTGTCTAGCTAAGAAATTATAAATTTCTTTCGGTGCTTTAAAAGCATTTGGAGCAAATACATGTTTTTTTAGCGCATTCATAGCTCTTTTTTGATCTGCTAAACTAACTGGAGTATAAGGTTGTGTTTCTCCCACTTGTCCAGACATTGCTCTATCTACATATACACCACCAATAAATCTAGAAATAACATCTCCAGCTCTAGCAGCTTGTCCATTTAAAACATAATAGGCTTGTCTTAATTCTTGGTACGATTTTCCTTTTCTAGAAAAACGATCTTTAATATCGTTCATCATGGTATTTACTAATTCAAATCTATTGATAGAATATTGAATTTGATCATTAGATAAATCACCTGTCATTACTCGTGGATCAATCGCTTTTCCAGGAGAACGCATATCATCAGCATCATTTCCGAAAATTAATTCTGGTTGAGTCGATTTATTTAATAAAGCATCTCTTTCTGCGTTGTTTTTAAAGTCTTGATATCCAAACTGAATTGCCCAAACATCATAAGGTCCAACTGCCATATCGTAATACTGTCCTTGTTTAGAGCGATCATTTGTTAAGTTTATTCCAGCATAATCCATTACAGAACCCGTTAAACATTTTCCTTTAATAAAGTCTGGATCAGCTAATTGTGCAGGAGTAAATAATTGACTCGCTTTCATATTGTGATTTAGCCCTAAAGTATGTCCAACTTCATGCATAATTAAAGAAATCATTCCTTCTTTTTTCATACCTTCCATTTCAAGATCTGATGCACCAGTTGCAGCCATTACAATTTTACCAAACATGGTGTTTTCATGCATTAAATGTCCTTGAGAACAATACATATGGTTCTCTTTATTATTAAGGAAATCGTTCTTTTCTACATCTTTATCAATATAATTAGCTGCAGCTGCATTGTTGAAAATCCTATCATAAATTACACGATTAGTAAAGTGTACATATTCTAACATGATATCTGCTCCTAAAATTTCTCCAGTTTTTGGGTTTACAAAACTTGGCCCATAACCACCAAAAGGAGGATTAGGTGAAGATGTCCAGCGCAATACATTATAACGCACATCACCAGCATCCCAATCAGCATCGTCTGGTTGAACTTTTACTTCCATCGCGTTTTTAAATCCAGCTTTCTCAAAAGCAACATTCCAAGCTAAAACACCTTCTTTAATTGTTTCTCTAAATTCTACAGGAGTAGAGTTTTCTATCCACCAAGTAATTGGTTTTATAGGTTCAGAAACTCCTAATTCAGGATTCTTTTTCACTAATTTCCAACGATGAACTAAATCTCTATAATTAAGAGTATTTGTAGTTGTCATGTCATTAGTTTGTGTGTGAAAATAACCAACTCTAGGGTCGTCAAGCCTAATTTTATAATCACCTTCTGGTGTATTCATAAATGTATGAAATACTTTTACAGATACATTTCTACCGTCTTTAACATCTCTACCACCACCATTTAAAACTGATGGATTACTGTAAACATATTCTGTTTTAACATTCGTGTTTTCTGGATAATTTTTTATTTCATTAATCTTAGATTTGTTTTTATCAAACCTACCTAAACTAAATGCATAAGGAGATTGTCCTGGACGTCGAGGAGCTTTTATTCTCGTAAAAGTTTCTGATAAGAATAAACTGTTCGCGTCTATTAAATACTCGCCAGTTTTATCATCTGTAGCTAAAATTTTAGAACTTGCAATAACTGCATCACTAATATTTGCTTTGGCAGATTTATGCAATGCATTATTTTCATCAAAATGAAAAGAAGTGTTAGGTGCTATAAATTCAATTTTATTAAAGTATTTTTTCACATTAAAAATTGAAGATCCTCTATAGGCACCTCTAAATGCTCTAACAGCAGTAATACCATCGGCAATCTGAGCAAAATAAATAAAATCTTTATCTAGCTGCTCTTTTTTTACTAGCATCTTTGTTGCACCCGTTACAGTATCTTGATAAATAGTAAATAACCCTTCTATTTTTTTACTGCTTTTAGTTAAGTCTGCAATAGTTTTGGTTTTCTTTTTTTTAGGTTTTGGCTTCGGTTTTGCTGCTTCTACTTTGTCTTTCTTTTTCTTTTTTCTTCTTTGTGCATCTGCGTCATGTATGCCTGTTATTGCTACAACTAGCAATAAAGAACATAGTAGTTTAAGTCTTTGTGAAAACATTTTGAATATTTGATTTGAATTAAACGTTAAAAATACCTAAAAAAATAAAGTATTTTGTTAACAATATTATAAAATTAACCTTTTGATTTTGTGTTTTTTTCGCAAAGTGATAAAATTTCTTCATCTCTATTTTATGGTATAGTTTCTCTTTTTATTTGATTTAACTATTCAAAATCATTTTAAAATAAAATTGTGGTCTTTTCTCGAACTTTCTCATTATTTATAGGTTCAATTTATGCAGTTATATACTAAAGCAATGTTAATCTTTTTTTATGTGATTTATAAAGGCGTATTTTTATAGCATAATGAAAAACAATACAAAAAGAAAAGGATTCGTTTTTAAAACCTACGAAGCAGAAAATAAATCTCCCTTTGAGATGCTTTTTGAAATATTTAAAGAACTAATAACACATACATCTGGCGATTTTGATGAAGCTATAGATTGGTTGCGCTCTTTGGATAAAGAATATAAACTAACTGATGAGAACTATACGATTGATGATTTTATAGAAGATTTAAAGAAGAAAGGTTATATAAAAGAAGAAATAAAAGGTGATGGAACAGGAGGTACTAAAATAACTCCAAAAACTGAACGCGCAATTCGTCAGCAAGCACTAAATCATATTTTTGGAAAAATAAAAAGGAGTGGTGCAGGAAATCATAAAAGTAAATCTCCAGGAATTGGAGATGAACATACTGGTGATTTTAGAAATTATCAATTTGGCGATTCGTTAGACAAGGTTTCGATGACAGAAAGTATTAGAAACGCACAAATTAATAACGGAATAGATAATTTTAGTTTAACTGAAAATGATTTAGTAGTTGAAGAGACACTTCATAAAAGTCAAATGAGTACTGTATTAATGATAGATATTAGTCACTCTATGATTTTATATGGAGAAGATAGAATTACACCAGCCAAAAAAGTAGCCATGGCTTTAGCTGAATTAATTACAACTCGGTATCCAAAAGATACATTAGATATTATTGTGTTTGGAAATGACGCTTGGTCTATTAAAATTAAAGATTTACCGTATTTACAAGTTGGGCCATATCATACAAATACTGTTGCAGGTTTAAACCTAGCGATGGATTTACTTCGAAGAAAAAGAAATACCAATAAACAAATTTTTATGATTACCGATGGTAAACCAAGTTGTTTGCGTTTACCAGACGGTCAGTATTATAAAAATAGTAATGGTTTAGACAAGTACATTGTAAACAAATGTTATGCAATGGCGCAACAAGCCAGAAAATTACATATTCCAATCACTACTTTTATGATTGCTCAAGATCCTTATTTAATGCAATTTGTAAGAGCATTTACACAAGCAAATCAAGGAAAAGCATTTTATACAGGTTTAAAAGATTTAGGAGAAATGATTTTTGAAGATTACGAAACAAACAGAAAGAAAAGAATTAAAGGTTAATTAAGATAAAAGAAACTAGAATAAATATTTAAGAGGATGAGTAATGTCACTTTTCTTTGTTCTAGTATCTAAAACAGAGAAATGAATTTAGAAAATATACAAACATTAGGAGATTTAAAGAAAGCAGGTTATCAATCAAAATCTATTAAAGATGAGTTGAGAGAAAACTTAATCAGTAAAATGATGAGTAAAGAAACTGTTTTTGTTGGAGTTCACGGATATGAAAATACGGTTATTCCAGAATTAGAACGCGCTATTTTAAGCAAACACAATATTAATTTGTTAGGATTAAGAGGACAAGCAAAAACACGTTTAGCAAGATTGATGGTAAATTTGTTAGATGAATATATTCCTGTTGTTGAAGGATCAGAAATTAATGATGACCCTTTAAATCCAATTTCAAGATTTGCTATTGAAATCATCAAAGAAAAAGGAGATAAAACTCCAATTTATTGGTTGCATAGAAATGATCGTTTTGCAGAAAAACTAGCAACTCCAGATGTTACGGTTGCTGATATTATTGGTGATGTAGATCCTATAAAAGCAGCTAATTTAAAATTGAGTTATGCAGATGATCGAGTAATTCATTATGGAATGATTCCGAGAGCAAATCGTTGCATTTTTGTGATAAATGAATTACCAGATTTACAAGCCAGAATTCAAGTTGCTTTATTTAATATTTTACAAGAAGGCGATATTCAAATTCGTGGTTTTAAATTACGTTTAGATTTAGATATGCAATTTGTATTTACTGCAAATCCTGAAGATTATACAAATAGAGGAAGTATAGTTACACCTTTAAAAGATAGAATTGGTTCACAGATTTTAACGCATTATCCAGAAGATATAGAAACTGCAAAAATAATTACACAACAAGAAACGAATAAAGTAAATTCTCAAAAAGAGTTTATTCAAGTTCCAGAATTGGCAAAAGATTTGCTTGAACAAATTGTTTTTGAAGCTAGAGAAAGTGAATTTATAGATTCTAAAAGTGGTGTAAGTGCACGTTTAAGTATTTCTGCTTTCGAAAACTTGTTAAGCACAGCAGAAAGAAGAGCGTTACTTTCTGGAGAAGATAAGACTATGATTCGCTTAAGTGATTTTGATGGAATTATTCCTGCTATTACAGGTAAAGTAGAATTGGTTTACGAAGGTGAACAAGAAGGTGCAAAAGTTGTAGCAGAATCGTTAATTAAGAAAGCAATTAAAACATTGTTTCCAACGTATTTTCCTGAAATAAAAAAGTTAGAAAAACAAGAAGAAGAATCTCCTTACGATGACATTGTTTCTTGGTTTTTTAATACGGATGAAGATTTTGAATTGTTAGATGATTTTACAGAAAAGCAGTACAAAGATGAATTAGACAAAGTAAAACCGTTAAAAGATTTTTTACTTAAATACCAACCAAATATGAATATAAACGATGCTTATTTTGTAAAAGAATTTGTGCTTTGGGCGTTGGTAGAATTTAAGAAATTAAGTAAATACAGATACGCAGATGGAACACAATTTAAAGATCCATATGGTAGTTTTATAAGTGGATTGTAGAAATCACCTAATTCCATGAGATTTTAAATTCTCATTACACAACCGAATTATTTCTGTAATTCGGTTTTTTCTTGTGGTCTCTCTTTTTGCTTGATTTAACCAATACAAATAGCTCTTTCTATAACTTGGAGCAAAGTTTTTATAGTTAATAAAAGCGTTTTTGTTTTTATCAAACTCAACTTTTAAATCTTCAGGAATTATTCCTTTTTCTACATCATCTAATGCCGTCCAAGAACCATTTTGTTTACCAATTTTTATAATTTCTAATCCACTTTCGTGCATTAAATTATTAGAGATTAATTCTTTAATATATTTTTTATTTAAAGCACTCCAAACACTTTTAGGGTTTCTTTGACAAAAGTACTGTTGACGTTTTCCATTACCTAAACTTTTTACGGTAGAATCTATCCATCCATAACAAAGAGCTACTTTTACAGCTTCTTCCCAGCGCATGGATTCTTCTTCATTTTCAACTTTGTAAAAAATGAGATATATGCCTTCAGAAGAACAGTAGTTTTCTGATAGCCATTTACGCCACTCAATATCATTTTTAAAATAAAGTTGAGGTCTGGTTTCCAATTATCTCATTATTTTATTAGGGAATGTTACTATGCTTTCATGGCCATTTTTTCCAACTGCAGCTACTCCAAACATGAAATTGTCTATGACAATTCCTTCTAAGGTAAATTCAGTAGAATTTTCAACATATCTAAAGTTGTCCCAAGTTGGAGACGTAGTATCTCGCCAGTAAATTTTATATCCTTTAGCTCCATTTACTTTAGACCATTTTAGTCTAGCGGATGCTTCTACAATTCCACCAATACCAACTTCTTTTGGACTTGAAGGAGCGGATGCTATCGAAGCAAGATTAATTGCATTTACAGCTGTTAACTTTTTTGCATACTTAAAGTTTACATATTCAAGTTTATCGCCATAATCTATACCGTTTTCTGTTCTTATATCTTGATGTTGCTGTGTGTAGTTTTCATGGGCTTCCATAATTCTAATTCCAGGAAAACCAGCATCATTAAAAGGTCTATGATGTCCGCCACGTCCAAAACGATCGAGTCTATAAATCATTTTCGGATTCATTTCTGGCATATATGTTTTGGTAGTTGTGTAAACATATCTAGCTAACTGACGAGAAACTCCATCAACTTCGCCACCATAAAACCGACGTGATTTTCTTTGACGTTCAGTTTCTGTTGGTGGAACAGGTTCGCTAAAAATTCTGAATGTACGATTATCAATGACACCGTCTACACCTGTAATATTTCCAATCATGTCATTGTTTAAAATTCCGATAATATTCCAACCTTTTTCTTTTGCGAAAGCAGCTAGTCCTTTACCACCAAATAATCCTTGTTCTTCACCTGATAATCCAACATAAATAATGCTGTTTTCAAATTTGTACTTACTTAACACTCTAGCGGCTTCAATTGTTCCTGCCATTCCTGAAGCATTATCATTTGCCCCTGGAGAATCTTCGGTATAATTGTTAGGATCGGAAACTCGAGAATCTATATCGCCAGACATAATGATATAATTATTTGGATTTTTAGTTCCTTTTTGAATGGCTACCACATTTACTACCCAAACATCTTTTGTAATTCTTTTGTTCGTTCCTTTTTTTACTAAATCTTTCTGATAAAAAACATCTAAGCAATTATTACATTTTGAAGCTGTTTTATCGAATTCAGATTTTATCCAACGTCTTGCAGCTCCAATTCCGCGAGTTTTAGAAATTGTGTCGCTTAAGGTATGTCTTGTGCCAAAATTTGCTAAAGTTGTAATATCTGATTGTATTCTATCAACAGAAACTTTATTAATAATATCATACATTTTTGTGTCTGTTTGCGCACAAATACATATTGAAAATAGTACTGTTACTAGTGTTAAAAATGATTTCATATATTTAGTTTTTATAATGCCAAAAAGGAATGTTAACATCGGCTCTCTGAATTGTATCTTTTTTGTTTTTTCTAATTCTCCATAATTGAAGAAGATGTTGCCCTTCAGAAAGACTTTTTGTTGGAATATAGGTTTCAAAACCTAATTGATTTTTCTTGTTTTTTGTAATTAAAAATGTACTATTATATTTTATTGAGTCAATAAAAATATCATGCGTTTTATTAAATATTTTAAGGTACTCTTTAGAAAGACTGTCGCGTTTACTCCATGTATTAGTTGGGTCTCCTGAAAACACAATATCAGAAGATAAACCTCGAAGGTCTTTTTCTGGTTTTAGTGATGGGTGATAATTGAAAATTCTATCCTCTAAATTTTTAGTAAATACTCTAAATACTTTTATGTAAGGTTTTGTAATAATTTTAGATTGAATTGAAGTGTGTTCAACAAAATCGCTATCTTTTAATAATAAGTCTTCGTACTTATTGTTTTTCATATAAATTTTAGATGATAAGCTATTGGTGTCTAAATAATTAGATTTTCTATTTTCTACCGAAATTAAAATACCAATACCAATATAAAAGGGAACTAAAATAAAACTTAAACGCTTTCCGAATTTATTGTCTAAGAAGTTATAAACCAGTGGTCTATAAAGAAATGATAATGTTAAAAAACTAAAGACCCAATAAAAAGGAAAATAAATTTTTGATAACCATTTTCTCTTTTTTAGAAAACCTTGGGTAATAAAATCAATGAATGATAATATTATTCCTACGACTAAAAAAATGATAATAGGAATTGCAACAAAGTTTTTAATATGTTGATTTAAATTGTAATCATTATCCATCAAATTAATAACAAATACTAATGATATTAGCACAATAAAAATTCCTAAAACATAAAAAATAAGTAGAAAAGACACAGCAAATAAAACACTACAATAATTTTCTAAGGTCGCTACATATTTGTCAAAAGAAACAATCTTCTTTTTTAAATGTTTCGTAAACCTATTATGGTAGTTTAATTTTTCAAAATCAATATCTCCAGAAACATAACGTAAGCCCAACGCTCCAATCCATAATCCTCTTAAAATTACATGTATTAACAAGTTGAAAATTAATATAGAGCAAGCAATGATTCCTATTAAACAGATTAAAGTTTGATAAATATCTCGTTGATTTTCAGCGACTTGAAATTGTAATTGTATTGGTTCAAAAGCAGTAAACAAACCAAATATTGCAAAACCAGAAATCAGTAATTCTAATTGCCAACTTTCTTGTTGTAGTTTATCTAACAGTTCTTTAAACTTACTGTCTTTATAATCGTTACTCATTTGGTTAGAATTTTGCTTAAAGATACAGACTTTTTAAAAACAAAAAAACCACTCCTAGTAAGAAGTGGTTTTAAATAAAGTTTGGTAAGAAATTATTCTTTTTCTAATTGTTTTGTTAAGGTAAATCCAACAAATAACCCAACACCAGCCATAAAGAAGATACAAGCTGGGTAAATTCCATCACTATCCATTGTTGTATACGTATCTAATATTAGCGCTAAAAACACTCCTAAACCAATTCCCATTAGTAATACTGCAAGGTTTAATATAAATACTTTTCCAAAAGAGCTTTTAGTGTTTCCCTTCATAAAAATTTTTGCATCTGCACCTTTTTCTATCAATGCTAATCGTTCTCTGTTTCTTGTAGAAAGGTATAAGTAGATTACGCCAAAAGTGGCTAAAAACATGCTTATTGGTATTAAAATTTCGCCGTCCATAATTATTATTTTTAAATGATTAATTTTATTGTGTTTGCTAGATATGACTGTAGCAATTAAAAAAAGGTTACAACTTTTATAAAAAAAAATATTTTTAAAGTTTTTCTGTAACCTTTTATATCAATTATCAGTCAAAAGAATAGAATGACAACAATTAACGACGAACCTATTATTGATGATGTCTTAAAAGGCAATACAAATGCCTTTTCCATTTTGGTAGAAAGGTATCAGAATATGGTATTTACGTTGGCGTTAAAAATGGTAAAGAGTAGGGAAGAAGCAGAAGAAATTGGGCAAGACACATTTATTAAAGCGTTTAAGAATTTAAATAAATTTAAAGGTGATTCAAAATTTTCTACGTGGTTGTATAAAATAGGCTATAGAACTAGTTTAGATTATATCAAAAAGAATAAAGAAAAGTACAATACTAGTTCTTTTGATGATGATTTTACTACGCAAAACATAACAAAAGGGTTAATTACTTCTGTTGATGATGCGTTGCAGATCATAGAAAGAAAAGAACGTGCAGCAGTTATTAATAAATGCATGTTAGCATTGCCAGAAGATGAACGTTCTATTTTATGGTTTTTTTATTTTAAAGAGTTAAGTTTAAAAGAAATAGTGGAGGTAACAGATTTGTCTGAAGCCAATATAAAAGTAAAATTACACAGAGCTAGAAAACGTTTGTTAAGTATAGTAGAACAAAAAGTAGAACCCGAATTAATCAATCATTATGGGAGAAAATAAACACATAGAAGAGTTAGATGCTTTTG from Lutibacter sp. Hel_I_33_5 carries:
- a CDS encoding magnesium chelatase → MNLENIQTLGDLKKAGYQSKSIKDELRENLISKMMSKETVFVGVHGYENTVIPELERAILSKHNINLLGLRGQAKTRLARLMVNLLDEYIPVVEGSEINDDPLNPISRFAIEIIKEKGDKTPIYWLHRNDRFAEKLATPDVTVADIIGDVDPIKAANLKLSYADDRVIHYGMIPRANRCIFVINELPDLQARIQVALFNILQEGDIQIRGFKLRLDLDMQFVFTANPEDYTNRGSIVTPLKDRIGSQILTHYPEDIETAKIITQQETNKVNSQKEFIQVPELAKDLLEQIVFEARESEFIDSKSGVSARLSISAFENLLSTAERRALLSGEDKTMIRLSDFDGIIPAITGKVELVYEGEQEGAKVVAESLIKKAIKTLFPTYFPEIKKLEKQEEESPYDDIVSWFFNTDEDFELLDDFTEKQYKDELDKVKPLKDFLLKYQPNMNINDAYFVKEFVLWALVEFKKLSKYRYADGTQFKDPYGSFISGL
- a CDS encoding DUF6249 domain-containing protein — protein: MDGEILIPISMFLATFGVIYLYLSTRNRERLALIEKGADAKIFMKGNTKSSFGKVFILNLAVLLMGIGLGVFLALILDTYTTMDSDGIYPACIFFMAGVGLFVGFTLTKQLEKE
- a CDS encoding zinc-dependent metalloprotease, with amino-acid sequence MFSQRLKLLCSLLLVVAITGIHDADAQRRKKKKKDKVEAAKPKPKPKKKKTKTIADLTKSSKKIEGLFTIYQDTVTGATKMLVKKEQLDKDFIYFAQIADGITAVRAFRGAYRGSSIFNVKKYFNKIEFIAPNTSFHFDENNALHKSAKANISDAVIASSKILATDDKTGEYLIDANSLFLSETFTRIKAPRRPGQSPYAFSLGRFDKNKSKINEIKNYPENTNVKTEYVYSNPSVLNGGGRDVKDGRNVSVKVFHTFMNTPEGDYKIRLDDPRVGYFHTQTNDMTTTNTLNYRDLVHRWKLVKKNPELGVSEPIKPITWWIENSTPVEFRETIKEGVLAWNVAFEKAGFKNAMEVKVQPDDADWDAGDVRYNVLRWTSSPNPPFGGYGPSFVNPKTGEILGADIMLEYVHFTNRVIYDRIFNNAAAANYIDKDVEKNDFLNNKENHMYCSQGHLMHENTMFGKIVMAATGASDLEMEGMKKEGMISLIMHEVGHTLGLNHNMKASQLFTPAQLADPDFIKGKCLTGSVMDYAGINLTNDRSKQGQYYDMAVGPYDVWAIQFGYQDFKNNAERDALLNKSTQPELIFGNDADDMRSPGKAIDPRVMTGDLSNDQIQYSINRFELVNTMMNDIKDRFSRKGKSYQELRQAYYVLNGQAARAGDVISRFIGGVYVDRAMSGQVGETQPYTPVSLADQKRAMNALKKHVFAPNAFKAPKEIYNFLARQRRGFNFFGGPEDPKIHEQVLGYQRRVLNHILHPNTIQRISNSELYGNQYKLSMFMTDLNNTMFKPDVYGSVNSFRQNLQATYTKMLINMVKGKSSSRYTNASKAMAMYNLKNIKTWVSNNTGNIATKAHKNQLKILITNTLKDIK
- a CDS encoding M28 family peptidase, with product MKSFLTLVTVLFSICICAQTDTKMYDIINKVSVDRIQSDITTLANFGTRHTLSDTISKTRGIGAARRWIKSEFDKTASKCNNCLDVFYQKDLVKKGTNKRITKDVWVVNVVAIQKGTKNPNNYIIMSGDIDSRVSDPNNYTEDSPGANDNASGMAGTIEAARVLSKYKFENSIIYVGLSGEEQGLFGGKGLAAFAKEKGWNIIGILNNDMIGNITGVDGVIDNRTFRIFSEPVPPTETERQRKSRRFYGGEVDGVSRQLARYVYTTTKTYMPEMNPKMIYRLDRFGRGGHHRPFNDAGFPGIRIMEAHENYTQQHQDIRTENGIDYGDKLEYVNFKYAKKLTAVNAINLASIASAPSSPKEVGIGGIVEASARLKWSKVNGAKGYKIYWRDTTSPTWDNFRYVENSTEFTLEGIVIDNFMFGVAAVGKNGHESIVTFPNKIMR
- a CDS encoding carboxylesterase gives rise to the protein MKKLLKVLGILILVLLFIYFLGPKASIPQLTPDLPLITDNLSEINTNILEENKNELIREGNHSRIIWVDSIAKKTEYAVIYLHGFSASPVENEELYTNFSKRYTTNLYAPRLFEHGLRTENPLLNFTAEGYINSAKKALAIGKKIGDKVILLCTSTGATAGLYLAAHHPEIAGLIFVSPNVDVYDTNSNLITKPWGKQILRTVMGGDFQVWYPPNDADKYWYGKYRIEAIIELKAMIETTMKKETFKKINQPLFIGYYYKNEKEQDKTVSVKRMLDMFEQTSTPTNKKIKVAFPEAKNHSIASRFFYKDYLKVQDAIFDFADTVLELKPITENE
- a CDS encoding YdeI family protein, producing METRPQLYFKNDIEWRKWLSENYCSSEGIYLIFYKVENEEESMRWEEAVKVALCYGWIDSTVKSLGNGKRQQYFCQRNPKSVWSALNKKYIKELISNNLMHESGLEIIKIGKQNGSWTALDDVEKGIIPEDLKVEFDKNKNAFINYKNFAPSYRKSYLYWLNQAKRETTRKNRITEIIRLCNENLKSHGIR
- a CDS encoding VWA domain-containing protein, whose product is MKNNTKRKGFVFKTYEAENKSPFEMLFEIFKELITHTSGDFDEAIDWLRSLDKEYKLTDENYTIDDFIEDLKKKGYIKEEIKGDGTGGTKITPKTERAIRQQALNHIFGKIKRSGAGNHKSKSPGIGDEHTGDFRNYQFGDSLDKVSMTESIRNAQINNGIDNFSLTENDLVVEETLHKSQMSTVLMIDISHSMILYGEDRITPAKKVAMALAELITTRYPKDTLDIIVFGNDAWSIKIKDLPYLQVGPYHTNTVAGLNLAMDLLRRKRNTNKQIFMITDGKPSCLRLPDGQYYKNSNGLDKYIVNKCYAMAQQARKLHIPITTFMIAQDPYLMQFVRAFTQANQGKAFYTGLKDLGEMIFEDYETNRKKRIKG
- a CDS encoding RNA polymerase sigma factor, producing MTTINDEPIIDDVLKGNTNAFSILVERYQNMVFTLALKMVKSREEAEEIGQDTFIKAFKNLNKFKGDSKFSTWLYKIGYRTSLDYIKKNKEKYNTSSFDDDFTTQNITKGLITSVDDALQIIERKERAAVINKCMLALPEDERSILWFFYFKELSLKEIVEVTDLSEANIKVKLHRARKRLLSIVEQKVEPELINHYGRK